In the Sandaracinus amylolyticus genome, AGATCACCGTTTCCCGGAGAGGCGGCAAGTGGAGTCGATCGGAAGGTGGTTGAGGCACGAGCGCGAGGTCCGGCAGATCTCGCTCGAAGAGCTCGCGCAGACGACCCGCATCCCGCTGAAGATGCTGCAGCACCTGGAAGAGGATCGTCACGATCATCTCCCAGGGGAGGTGTTCGCTCGCGGCTTCCTCAAGAGCTACGCGCGCGCCATCGGCGTGCCGGAGGGCGAGGCGGTCGAGCGTTGGGCGCAGCACCGTCGCCCCCAGATCGCGGCGCCCGCCCCGATCGCCGCGGCGACCATCACGCCGCCCGAGCGCAGCCGTCGCTTCGGCATCGCGATCGCGCTCGTGATCCTGCTGATCCTGTTCACGCTCGCGCTCTCGATCGTGCTCCGGCCGCGTCACCGCGACGCGCCCGTCGAGCTGAGCTGCCCCGGGGGGCTGTGCGCCCCCCTGTCGACCCCCGAGCGCGCGACCACGGTGCTCGACGCGGAGACGGCGCGGACTTAGACGCCGCGTGTGGCGACGCAGACCGAGGTGACGCACGCGGTCGTCCTGCGAAGCGTCGCGTACGGCGAGGCGGATC is a window encoding:
- a CDS encoding helix-turn-helix domain-containing protein, with translation MRHEREVRQISLEELAQTTRIPLKMLQHLEEDRHDHLPGEVFARGFLKSYARAIGVPEGEAVERWAQHRRPQIAAPAPIAAATITPPERSRRFGIAIALVILLILFTLALSIVLRPRHRDAPVELSCPGGLCAPLSTPERATTVLDAETART